The genomic region CATGACCAATTTTTTGGGTTATTACAGCGCGCATTACATTTATTATGCTCTGCCGTTTTTGTTCATGGCCGTTGCGGTGGTGACCTTTGAATTATTGAAGTCGGTGACTTCAACGGCGTTCAGCGACACGCTCGGCGGCGGCAGAACGGCGCGCCGCCTCAGTTACTGTCTGCTGATCGCCATCGAAATAGGCTCCTCCAGCGCTTTTGGGCCCAAGCTATGGAGAAATTACGGCGATTTCAGCGACATAGGCCGCGGAGACATGAGGCCGGGTCTAGCCTCGATCGATTACAAAGGTTTGATCGAGACGATGGACAAGCTTTCCAAGCCTGGGGATGCCATCATCAATTTTGCCCCTTTTACATTGAGAAGATACATCAATAAATCCGGCGAATATTTTCTGCAGAATTATACGATGCAAAAACTGGTATACAACGCAGAAGGCACTTCGCCTTATTATCTGGATAAATACGCCGGAAACATCACCCTGCGGAGCAAGGACGAACTACTGGATGCATTGTACAATCACGAGCGAGTTTGGCTGCTTGCCGCTCCGTACCGGCCTCTGCGCGACATTCTGAATGCGGAAACATTGGAATTTATCGATAAATACATGACCCTGGTTGACGAAAGCTATGACGGCAAGCTTTATCTTTGGGAAAGATATTAACTTCCTCGATATCAAATGGTAACCCGGAGCGCCGGTAACCTTAATCAGAACCATCCTTTGACGCCGGCTTGTCGATAAGCCAATTCTGCGGGAACAAGATCGAATCTTCGGTTTCTGCCGGGACGGGGCTTGTTCAGCACGGTATTTCAGCCGCGGACGGTTGTTTTACTTCAGCCAGGTCTGGCTCAGGACTTAATCTATAAACGCAATTGCTCGGCCATCCGATCGAAATCGGCCTTTTCCAGAAACGGCAAGACGCCCAGCAGCGGGACATGAAGCTCCTGATGAATACGACCGATATTCTCTTCAATTTTTTTCATGGCAGGATCCGAACAGACAGCGATCCAGCCGGCGCAAGGCAAGGCCGAACGATTGATTGCTTCAGCGGTCAATACGGCATGATTGATGCAGCCGAGCCGGATGGCGACGACGAGAATGACCGGCAATGCCAAAGATGTTGCCAGATCGCTGATATTTTGGCGGTCATTGATCGGCGAGTACCAGCCGCCGGCTCCTTCGACCAGGATGACGTCGGCCTGCGGTTTCAGTTCATGAAACCTGACCATTATTAAGTCCAGATTGGCCGGATTGTTTCTGCCCGCTAAATGAGGAGAAACCGGTAACGGGTAAGCGTAGGGATTGACCAGATCGTAGTCCAGTTCGACGCTGGCATTGGCCTGTATCAGCAGGGCGTCGTCATTGACCGGTTTGCCGTTTTTCAGAGTGCAGCCTGAAGCGACCGGTTTCATCCCGGCGACCGTTTGGCCTTTGTTTTTAAAATGGCGCATGAGCGCGACGGTGGCCCAGGTTTTGCCGACATCGGTGTCCGTGCCCGTGATGAAATAGCCGACTTTCATGGCGTTAACCTCGCGCTGCAACCTGAATGATTTCGAAGCTTGCCGGGATCCGTCCTTCTACCCGATACGGTTCATACGCCTTGATCATGCCTTGCATTTGAGCTTTCGTGGTGAAACGCCGGTTGCGGCCGCTGTTGACGTTATGAGCGCCGATCTGTTTGAGTTCTTTCATCAGCGCATGGACCGATTCATAGTGAGATAAATGCAATCGGCTGGCAATTTTCAGATCGGTAAAGCCCGCTTGCTCAAGAAGTCGCCGTATCTCCGATGGATCATGAAATTCGTTGACGTGACTGTACGCGTCGACGCTCGCCCAGGCGCTCTTTAACTCCCGCAGAGTGTCCGCCCCGAAGGTCGAGAAGACCAGAGGGCTTCCCGGTTTCAGAATCCGTTTGAAATCGTATAAAACCTTTTCGAAAGAATTACACCATTGCAAGGCAAGATTGGAGAACAAGCCGTCCAGGGAGTGATCGGCAACCGGCAAAGATTCCGCGTCGGCGCATAGACAAGCCAGTTTCCGTTGGTTTCTGTCCGGTATGCTCGGCGACAGTTTGCAACGCGTCATCTGGAGCATGGTATAGGCCAGATCGAGTGCGATGATCGTTTCCGTTTCGGACTGGCGGCTCCATAATTCTCCGGTCAGAAAACCGGTGCCGCAACCCAAATCGAGAATCGTTCCCGAAAGACGGACGCTGCCGGCAAAGTCCAGCAAATCCTTTCCGACCGCCCGCTGCAATTGAGCGACGCCGTCGTAGCGGGCGGCGGCGGCCCCGAAGGACTGTTTAATTTTGGCTTTATCCAGCAAGGTAGTCATGATTGATCCATAAAGCGCGAAATGATCGCTGCCAGCTCGGAGGGATGGGACAGGAAAGGAACGTGCCCCGCCTGATCGAGCACGGATAACCGCAACGACGGCAGGAGCTGTTGCATTTTGACGCCGGCATCGGCCGGAACCAGGGTGTCTTTGCCGCCGAACACAGCCAGAGCAGGGATCTTCAATTCGGCTAAAACCGGCCTCAGATCGGCTTCCCTTAAAATACGCAGGCCCTGTCTGAGCGTTTCAAGATCCGGAGGCTCGCGGCTGTAGACTGCGGTTTTCAGTTCTTTCAGCAACGTTCTGGCATCCGCCAGGCCGTGAACCTGCAATGCCAGGAAATTGAAGAGGGTGGATTGAGCATTGTTGGCAAAGCGATCGGAAAAGGTAGCGAGCAATTGCGCATCCATGCCGGGCCAGGCGCCGCTTGCAGGTGCCTGCTCACCGATCGGGCTGTAATAAGCGCGGGTGAACCGCGGATTGCCCGCCAGCAAAATGAGCGAGCCGACCCGCTCGGGGAACCGTCCGGCCAGATCGAGAACCACGGTCGCACCCAGAGACCAGCCAAGCCAACAGCATTGCGGATCCTCGATCGCAGCGCTCAGCGCCGTGCTGATTTCCTTTAATGAAAACGGCGATACTGGCCGGCTAAGGCCGTGTCCGGGTAAATCGATACAGGTCACCCGGTAGCGTTCCGCCAGTTGTTCGGCAAATGTTTGCCAGATGGCGCTGTGCATGGCCCAGCCGTGCACCAGTACGATGGGTTTGCCTTGACCGAAAGTTTGTTGAAATATCGTTGTCATCAATTGACCGGATTAGTCGATGGTTGGCTTCGCCGCTGGTCTCTGCGCCAGAATGAATTCAAACGCCTCCAGCAGACGGTCGACATGATGAGCTTCATGCAGCGCCGAAAAAGTGATGCGCAAGCGGGCGCTGCCCTGCGGAACCGTCGGCGGACGTATGGCGCCCACCAGGAAACCTTTTTCGAGTAATGCCTTGCCTATGAACATTGTTTCCTGGCTATCGCCGATCACGACGGGCTGGATGGCGGAGGCCGAAGGAAGTAAGGTCAAACCGAGCTGCTCGGCGCCGCGGCTGAAACGTCGAATCAATTCGGCCAGTTTTTCTCTGCGCCAATGATCGGCGATGGCCATTTTCAGACTGACGCGCGTCGCTTCCGCGACAGCCGGGGGCAAGGCCGTGGTATAAATGTAAGTTCTTGCTTTTTGGATCAATGTTTCAATCAATTCGCGAGATCCTGCCACGAAGGCCCCGAACGTTCCGAACGCTTTGCCCAGAGTGCCCATCAGTATCGGCACGTCGTTCCGGCCGAGGCCGTAATGCTCCAGAATGCCGCCGCCGCGCCGGCCCATGACGCCCAGTCCATGGGCATCGTCCACCATCAGCCAGGCGTTCTGCTTCCGGGCGAGCGAAGACAGCGCATCGAGCGGAGCCAAATCGCCGTCCATGCTGAATACCCCGTCGGTGACGATCAGTTTGCGGCCGGAAGCGCGGGTCAAATTCGCTTCGAGATGCTCCATATCGGCATGGCGATAGCGTTTGAATTGCGCCGCCGACAGTAAGCCGCCGTCCAACAGCGAGGCATGATTCAAGCGGTCTTCCAGTACCGTATCGCCGCGGCCCGCCAATGCCGAAACGATGCCGAGATTCGCCATATAACCGGTGGAAAACAGGAGCGCGCGTTCACGTCCGGTAAATTCGGCCAGTTCTTCCTCGAGAGCGTGATGTGCGGCGGAGTGCCCGCAGAGCAGATGCGCCGAGCCGCTGCCGACGCCGTAACGGTCGGCGCCGTGTTTGAACGCCGCAACGACGGACGGGTGATTGGCCAGGCCCAGATAATCGTTGCTGCAAAAGTTGAGCAGTGTCCTGCCGTCGACGTTCAGAACGATTCCTTGCGGCGAAGAGACGATCCGCCGGGAACGGTACAGGCCGCGTGCCGCGATGGACGCCAGGTCTTCGGCCAACTCCGGGTAAATTTCGGCCATTAAATTGCCTCGGAAGCGGGCATTTCGTTCGAGATCGCTAGCTTACGCAGGACGGGCGTAACTGGAACCGCCCATGTGCAGGCCCAGGCGTTCGAACAAGGTCCGGTCGCGAAGAGTCATCGGATTTTCCGTCGTCAGTAATTTGTCGCCGTAAAAAATCGAATTGGCGCCGGCCAGAAAACACAACGTCTGCATTTCGTCGCTCATGCTGTTGCGTCCCGCCGACAGGCGCACCCGCGATTTCGGCATCAGGATTCGGGCGACCGCAATCGTGCGGATAAAGATCAGGGGATCGAGCGGAGCCGTTCCCATCAACGGCGTGCCTTCCACTTGCACCAGCATGTTGATCGGCACGCTTTCCGGGTGTTTCGGCATATTGGCGAGTTCGATCAATAGTTTGGTGCGGTCGTCGTCGCTTTCGCCCATGCCGACGATACCCCCGCAGCAGACATTAATGCCGGCCGATCTGACCCGTTCCAGCGTGTCGAGCCGGTCCTGATAAGTACGCGTCGTGATGATTTCGCTGTAGTACTCTTCCGACGTGTCCAGGTTGTGATTGTAATAATCGAGTCCGCCCTCTTTCAGACGCGCGGTCTGCTCGTCGGTCAGCATGCCCAGGGTAACGCAGGTCTCCATGCCCAACGCCTTGACCCCCTGGACCATCTCGATGACCCGGTCGATGTCCTTGTCCTTGGGCCGGCGCCAGGCGGCGCCCATGCAAAAGCGCGAGGCGCCTTCCTTTTTCGCCTTTTGCGCCGCCAGCAGAACCGTTTCCACCGGCATCAAGGCTTCCGGCGCGACTCCGGCGTCGTAGCGGGCGCTTTGCGGACAGTAGCCGCAATCTTCCGAGCAGGAGCCCGTCTTGATGCTGAGCAAACTGCTTACCTGCACTTCGTTGGGGTCGAAGTGTTCCCGATGAATGGTTTGCGCCTGATAGATCAAGTCGAGGAAAGGAAGCGCAAAAAGAGCCTGAACTTCGTCCAGCCGCCAGTCGTGGCGCAAGGCGGGAGCGGCGGGAATCCTGTTTGGGGCAGGGTAGGCAGACATGCAGAAATTCTCCTGTTACAGTATGGCGGCGACATATCGGCTCGATAATCACCGATCAACCCAATTGAATGAAAATGGTTAACAACTGGTTCGATATTATACAGGATTGCCTGTTTCCTCCAACCTGTATCTTATGCGGCGGCGAGGGCTTTGCTTCCCGTGACCTTTGTGATGGCTGTTACCGGCTGTTGTCCAGAAACGATCATTGCTGCAGCCTCTGTGCCGAGGTCCTGGACGCGTCCGCCGCCGGCGGAGCGTTGTGCGGGCGCTGTCTGCGCCGCCGTCCCGCCTACGATAAAGTCTATGCTCCGTTCGTCTACCAGGGCGCCGTGGCGCATCTGATTACGGCGCTGAAATTTAATGCGCACTACCCCAATGCCCGTTTGCTCGGCACGCTGTTGGCCGAGTATCTGAAGCGGAATGCGCAGTTGCCCGACCGCCTCGTGCCGGTGCCGCTGCACAGGTCCCGATACGCTCAGCGCGGATTTAATCAGGCGATGGAAATTGCCAGAACCGTAGCCGGGGAACTGGACGTTCCGCTTGATTTTGCCGGTTGCTCGCGTCATCGCGATACGCCTCATCAAACCGGTTTACCGGCAAAACAAAGGCGTAAAAACATGAAAAATGCCTTTTCTTTGGTCAAACCGGTCGATGCCCGGCACATTGCCTTGATCGACGACGTCATGACCACCGGTACGACGGTGCATGAGTTGGCCGCGCTCTACAAGAAAGCAGGCGTCGGCAGGGTGGACGTCTGGGTTTGCGCCAGGGCCTGAGCTACGGCGCTACCGGCGGCAGGCCGCTTTACTTTTCAACGGTCACGAACCCCATCTTGACAATGCCGGCCTGCTGTACCGCCGCCATCACTTCAGCCACTTTTCCGTAGTCGACGGCGTGATCGGCGTATAAATGCACCGCGGCGTCCGCATTTTTAAGCAGTTCGTTTTTGAGTTCGTCCGTCAGTACGGTCAGATTCGCCATCGGTTTTTTATTCAGCGTGACCGATCCGTGCTCGTCGATGCCCAATTGCAACGGCTGGTCTTTGACGTCGGGCGTGGTGGCGGCGGTTTTCGGCAGGTTGACCTTGACCGACTGAGTCAACAGCGGCGCGGTGACCAGCAAGATGATCACCAGCACCAGCATCACGTCGACCAGCGGAGTGACGTTGATGTCGCTCACCGCTTCCTGATCGTCCGAAGAAATTTTAAAGGCCATTGCTTACTCTCCTGCCGAATCGGCGGACAAGGCGATGTGCAGAAAACCGTCGGCGAAATTTTCCAGCCCGATTCGGTGATGCTTGGCCCGGCGCAGGAAAAAGTTGTAGGCCAGCACCGCCGGAACCGCGACGGCGATGCCGATAGCGGTAGCGATCAGCGCGTCCCCGATCGGACCGGCGACGACGTCCAGGCTGGCCGAGCCGCTTTTGCTGATGTCGTGCAGGGCATTCATGATGCCCAGGACGGTTCCGAACAAACCCACGAACGGGGCGGTGCTGCCGATGCTGGCGAGCAGGGTCAGCCCGCTTTCCATCGAGCGCTGCTCTTTTTGAGCCTGCCGACGCAAGGCCTGTTCCAGCAATTCGGCCGGTTCTCCACGGTATTTAAGAAATTTACCGCCGGCTTGACGCATTTCCGAGAGCCATTCGAAACCGCTTTGCGCGATGCGGGCTTCGGGTCCACGCACTTGCTGGGGGGGCAGATTGGCCGCAGCGGCCAGATCGGGAGCATCCCAGAACGCCTGATGAAAGCAGCGGTTGTAATAGGAGTTTTTTGAGAACTGCCAGGTTTTGAACAGAATGACTGTCCAGGTAGCCACCGAAAAAATCAATAATATATATAAAACGCTGTCAATGATAAGAGCCGGCGGAATATAAAAAGGCATTAAAATCTCCTGGGGTTAATCGTCTAATGAAAAAAGAATCGGTACGACCACCGAACTGGCGACCGGCGTATCGCCCCGCCGGGCAGGAACGAATTTCCATTTTTTCACCGCTTCTATCGCCGATTCATCGAGGATTTCATGCCCACTGCTGCGATGGACGGCGACATTGTCGCTGACGCCTGCCGCCGACACCTGGACCCGCAGCAACACCTTGCCCTGCCAGCCTCGGGAACGGGCGATTCGGGGGTATTCCGGCTTCGGATTGAAGGCGTAATTGGCACGGTAATTCGCTTCGGTAAAGCTTTGCGCCTTCGGCGCCGAGGCAGCCGGGGGATTCGGCGCGGGCGGTGCCGGAAGGCTGGGCGCCGGCGCTGGAGCGGCCGCAGTTTCGGCCGGCAATCGCAAGGGTTCGGAGACCGCTTTGGCCGGCTTGGGTAGAGGCTGCTTGCGCACTGTCGCCGGTTTTTTGGCAATGTCCGGTTTCTGTTTGGGCTTCTTCGGCGCAGGAGCCGGCTTGGCAACCGGGACCGGCGCCGGGGCCGGAGCCTTGGGCGCAGTGGCCGGGATCAGCGAGACCTCCATCGTGATCGGCGTGGGCGGTGTCGCCGATTCGGCCGGACGGTGCAGATAAACAAAAAGCCAGATATGCAACAGCGACACCAGCAGACCTAATTCCAATAGCATGTGGCTGGGTTTTTCTTCGGCAGTCAGGCTTTTCAACAAAAGACCGATCATATCGGTTAACGCGACAGTCGAGCCCCCCGGTAGTGCGAGCGAGTGTTCGGCAGCTCGGGGTTCGCGGCTTTTAAATAAAAACATTGAAGGGTCGATTCCAAGCGGGTAATTCCATATAGTTTAATATTCCTGAAAAAATTTCTCCAACTTGCCAATGCATTGCATCGTTCGATCGGGGAATTTCCGGAGAGCTCTGGGTATTAAGGATTGTCGGCTAAATTGGATGAAGACTGTCTTGAGTTTTTCTTGATCAGTGTATCGAAGAATCAACGCAGCACGCATTGGTTGAAGCACTAAGCAGGGCTTTAAAAGATCGAGCTTTTTACGCTTCAGTTGCCGATATTTCTTCAGAGAACGCAAGTTGATCGATCCGAAATGAAGCGCCCCGGTTACGGGACGGTTCAAAACCTGATCCGGTACGGGGTAGTCATGAAGCTCCCATCCGGTAAAGGGCTATGCTGTTGATCTTGAAGGATTGTCCGGGGCCGGTTGAGAATGAGAGAAGGATTGGTATCGAATCGGGCAGAGATGCGGCGGGTGAAGCGATTTTTTCAGGTAGACTGCTTCTTCCAGCACGGCAATGGCTTTTTCGCAACCGACGGTCTGTTCTTTGTGAATAAGCAGGTAATCGGCCAGATGTTCGATGGCGCACCAATGGGCGGGTTCGGTTATAAAATCCAGGGCCCGGTCAAACAATTCGGCCATTTTTTCTTCACGGCGCTGTTGGGAAGCGATGCTGTGTTCGAGATAATGATAGGCCTCGGCCAGGTCCGAAGCGCCGCCGTAACGAAGCAGGGAGGCAAGGCCGACGGCGTGGCGGTCAAACCTGTTTGTCTCGCGGAGAGCTACATGCTTGGCTTCGGCCGCCGCTCCGATGAGTAAGTTGACGATGTCGGCTTCAAGCGCCGTCCGATAGGCATCGGTTGTGCTAAGGGAAAAGTAGCCGCTGCTTTCGAGCACGTCGATCGGCAGCGTTTCCGTGAGCCGTCCTCCTTCAATTTCGGCAATAAAGGGAATGGGCTTTCCGAACCGGGCTTTGGCTGCGGAAGGCATTCCGGCAGCGGCATTTTTCAGGACAATCTGGAAAAATACCGAAGGCAACTGTTTTTGTTTATTGTGCAAATGAATGCCGGCGGCATGGCCCGCTTCGTGGTAGGCAATCCTGTAAATCAAATCTTGAGAATCGACCGATTCTGTCGTCGGCAAGCAGTCGTTTCGCTTCATGGTCATCCCCGAAGAGAGAAAAAAGAAGCGGCCTGGTTTGGCACCGGCCGCCATTGAGGAAGGATACTAATAACAACTCTGGGCCCTTTAGGAGGAGCGCATCCAGGAGTCGAAAATAGATTACCCGGCAAAGCAGAGCTTGAAAACGTGGCAAATTGCCGCGCGGCATTTTGCCGCTTTTTTTGGCATGAATAGTGCTCTTACTAGCTGATTAAGCAAAGCAATTACCTGAAAACCAGCGATCTTTTCATCTAAACGGCCTATCTCTGATAAAAACTGGGGCATTTGCCGCATCCAAATGGGGCATAACCCGTATTTTTACTTTTCTGAGCAAATGCCTTGCTCGGGAGGGAAAAGTGACCATGACAAAAGCAGAACTTATTGAAACTTTAGCCAAACGACAGATTCATCTGGATAAAGCCGACGTTGATTCGGCGGTCGACTGCATCCTGGACCTCATCAGCGAGGCCCTGGTGGCCAATCAGCGCATTGAAATACGCGGGTTCGGCGCTTTCTCGCTGCGGTATCGGGCGCCCCGTCAAGGACGAAATCCGTTTTCGGGCGAAATGTTGAATTTGCCGCCGGCCTATTCCGTCCATTTCAAACCGGGAAAGGAGCTGAGGCAGAGGGTCGACGAGTCCCGCCTGACTTGCCCCATCGTCATCAAGAATACGACTCGAACGTAGCTGTGCATCCTCGATCCGGCCGGCAACAGCCGGATCCTTACTCCTCGCGGCTTGTACAGGAAATTCGGCAATCTTTTCCGTCCGGTGAACAGCGGCGTGGGCCGTGTCATTCCTCTTTCGGAAGATCAGCCTCCGCGAGCCAATTTGCGGTGCCGAGGCTTGCCGCAGCCGGAAAGACGGACGCTGGCTGCGGAAAGCAATGAAGTAACAGGCGCCTTCCATGTACTCAGCCGGTAAAGCCGGGTACAATGTGCCGCAATCGATATTTCCGACGGGCTCAGGCCCGGCCCGATCCGCTCGGTGCGAAACCAGAGCCATTGAGAATTCACTGAATGAAATCAAGTAAATTATGGGGTCTGCACTCGGTCCAGGCCGCGTTGCACCATACGCCGAACAAAATCAACAAGGTCTGGATCGACCGGCAAAGGCAAGACAAACGTTTGGCACAACTGCTGGATGAATTGGCGGGGCTCGGCATCGAGCCCGAAAAGGCCGATAGAAAGAAACTGGACCGTTTGTCGGAGGGCAACAATCATCAAGGCGTGGTCGCCGAAGTCGAACTGCCCGCCGAATTGTCGGAGAGCGAACTTAAAACGGCGGTCGAGAGTCTTGCGGCAACTCCCTTATTTCTCGTGCTCGATAACGTTCAGGACCCTCATAATCTCGGAGCCTGTCTAAGATCGGCCGACGCGACGGGCGTACATGGTGTTATAATAACCCGGGATAACGCTGTCGGCATCACGCCCACGGTATGTAAAGTCGCCTCCGGTGCGGCCGAAACGGTGCCGGTTTATCAGGTGACCAATTTATCCCGTACCCTGCGCTGGCTAAAGGAGCGGGGGATATGGGTGGCCGGCGCGGCGGGCGACGGTTCGCAAAGCCCTTACCAGACCGATTTAACGGTGCCTCTGGTCCTGGTGATCGGCGCCGAAGGCAAAGGCATGCGCCGGCTGACCCGCGAACACTGCGATCTGCTGCTGTCCCTGCCGATGCAGGGGCAGGTGGAAAGCCTTAATCTGTCGGTGGCTACGGGCGTTTTATTGTATGAGATTCTGCGTCAGCGTTCGGTTAGCCCGGCGTGAGGATAAAACAGAATACCCTCAATTAAATCGAATCGATCTTGAACTAACGACAGTACCTTTTTGTCTTGCTTCATCGGATGAGTGAATATAATACCAGGTCGCTCCAGGCCGTCGGTCTGAGCTGTAGCCGCGACGATCGGCTGTTGTTTGACGGATTGAATTTCGAGCTGACGCCGGGACAGGTCCTGTTGCTGGAAGGCAGGAACGGCAGCGGCAAGACTTCCTTGCTGCGAATACTCTGCGGTTTTCGCGAGGCCGATGCCGGACAGGTGCTCTGGTGCGGAGATTCGATCAAAAACGCTCAGTATTATGCCGACATGGCCTACGTCGGCCATCTGGACGGCATCAAAAAGGAATTGACCGTGCAGGAAAATTTAATGGTGTCCCTGGCGTTGAGTCGGCCCGGAGTTTATTCGATCGAGCAGGCTTTGGCCAAGGTGCGGTTGTCCGGCTATGAGGATGTTTTGGTTCAGTCCCTGTCTGCCGGCCAGAAACGGCGTTTATCGCTGGCCCGTTTGTTGATAACTGACAATCATTTATGGATACTCGATGAGCCTTTTACCTCGCTCGATAAAGAGGGCATCGCCCTGATTGAAACCCTTATGATCGAACATTGCATGAACGGCGGCATGATCGTCTTGACCTCGCATCATGACCTCGACCTGCACAGTGCACCCGTACAACGCATCCATTTATCCTGATGTCTTTAACCCGGGCTTTTTGGGCCGTCATTCGGCGCGATCTGATATTGGCTTTCCGGAGACGTTCGGAAATGATCAATCCACTGCTGTTTTTTATTCTGGTCATTACGCTGTTTCCGTTGGGGATCGGCGCCCAGCCTAATTTACTGGAAGCAATCGCACCGGGCATCATCTGGGTTTCGGCCTTGCTGGCGGCGATGCTGTCGCTGGACAGTCTGTTCCGTTCCGACTTTGACGACGGCTCGTTGGAACAGATTTTACTGAGCCCGCATCCGGCTTCCGTTCTGGTGTTGGCGAAGGTGTTTGCGCACTGGCTGGTGACCGGTTTGCCGCTGGTGCTGGTGGCGCCGCTGTTGGCGATGTTTTTGGGGCTGCCGCAGCAGTCCTTGGCCATTTTGCTGCTGACCCTGCTGTTGGGCACGCCGGTATTGAGCCTGATCGGCGCGATCGGCGTGGCATTGACCGTAGGACTCAGACGGGGCGGCATGATTTTGTCGTTGCTGGTGCTGCCGTTGTATGTGCCGGTGCTGATATTTGCCGGCAATGCGGTGTCCATGGCGGGCAGCGGTCTGCCGGTGGATGCCCAGATCAGCATTCTGATCTCCATTCTGTTTCTGGCGCTGGTGCTGGCTCCGTGGCCGACGGCCGCCGCGCTGAAGATGAGTATTAATTAATGATGTTTCTTAACCGAGGTAATTACGGTTGAACGGGAAAGGTCAGGTCAGGCTAATATGTCAAGCCGAATGCTCTTTTCCGTGACTCTGTTTATTGAATTCGTATGTTTTTAATTCCAGATCCGGTTGTTCGATTTTTTCACCGCATGGCTTCGCCGCCTCATTTTTACGGTCTGACCGAGCGGATGATGCCCTGGCTTGTCGCCGTTTTCGTCCTGCTGACGGCGGCAGGGCTGTACGGTGGACTTTATCTGGCGCCGTCCGATTATCAGCAGGGCGACAGCTACCGCATCATCTATATCCATGTGCCGAGCGCCTGGATGTCGCTCTTTATTTATGTCGTCATGGCCGTGGCCGGAGCGATCGGGCTGGTCTGGCGCATCAAGCTGGCGGAAGTGGTGGCGATCAGCAGCGCGCCG from Methylosarcina fibrata AML-C10 harbors:
- the bioD gene encoding dethiobiotin synthase, giving the protein MKVGYFITGTDTDVGKTWATVALMRHFKNKGQTVAGMKPVASGCTLKNGKPVNDDALLIQANASVELDYDLVNPYAYPLPVSPHLAGRNNPANLDLIMVRFHELKPQADVILVEGAGGWYSPINDRQNISDLATSLALPVILVVAIRLGCINHAVLTAEAINRSALPCAGWIAVCSDPAMKKIEENIGRIHQELHVPLLGVLPFLEKADFDRMAEQLRL
- the bioC gene encoding malonyl-ACP O-methyltransferase BioC, with translation MTTLLDKAKIKQSFGAAAARYDGVAQLQRAVGKDLLDFAGSVRLSGTILDLGCGTGFLTGELWSRQSETETIIALDLAYTMLQMTRCKLSPSIPDRNQRKLACLCADAESLPVADHSLDGLFSNLALQWCNSFEKVLYDFKRILKPGSPLVFSTFGADTLRELKSAWASVDAYSHVNEFHDPSEIRRLLEQAGFTDLKIASRLHLSHYESVHALMKELKQIGAHNVNSGRNRRFTTKAQMQGMIKAYEPYRVEGRIPASFEIIQVAARG
- the bioH gene encoding pimeloyl-ACP methyl ester esterase BioH — protein: MTTIFQQTFGQGKPIVLVHGWAMHSAIWQTFAEQLAERYRVTCIDLPGHGLSRPVSPFSLKEISTALSAAIEDPQCCWLGWSLGATVVLDLAGRFPERVGSLILLAGNPRFTRAYYSPIGEQAPASGAWPGMDAQLLATFSDRFANNAQSTLFNFLALQVHGLADARTLLKELKTAVYSREPPDLETLRQGLRILREADLRPVLAELKIPALAVFGGKDTLVPADAGVKMQQLLPSLRLSVLDQAGHVPFLSHPSELAAIISRFMDQS
- the bioF gene encoding 8-amino-7-oxononanoate synthase — translated: MAEIYPELAEDLASIAARGLYRSRRIVSSPQGIVLNVDGRTLLNFCSNDYLGLANHPSVVAAFKHGADRYGVGSGSAHLLCGHSAAHHALEEELAEFTGRERALLFSTGYMANLGIVSALAGRGDTVLEDRLNHASLLDGGLLSAAQFKRYRHADMEHLEANLTRASGRKLIVTDGVFSMDGDLAPLDALSSLARKQNAWLMVDDAHGLGVMGRRGGGILEHYGLGRNDVPILMGTLGKAFGTFGAFVAGSRELIETLIQKARTYIYTTALPPAVAEATRVSLKMAIADHWRREKLAELIRRFSRGAEQLGLTLLPSASAIQPVVIGDSQETMFIGKALLEKGFLVGAIRPPTVPQGSARLRITFSALHEAHHVDRLLEAFEFILAQRPAAKPTID
- the bioB gene encoding biotin synthase BioB; the protein is MSAYPAPNRIPAAPALRHDWRLDEVQALFALPFLDLIYQAQTIHREHFDPNEVQVSSLLSIKTGSCSEDCGYCPQSARYDAGVAPEALMPVETVLLAAQKAKKEGASRFCMGAAWRRPKDKDIDRVIEMVQGVKALGMETCVTLGMLTDEQTARLKEGGLDYYNHNLDTSEEYYSEIITTRTYQDRLDTLERVRSAGINVCCGGIVGMGESDDDRTKLLIELANMPKHPESVPINMLVQVEGTPLMGTAPLDPLIFIRTIAVARILMPKSRVRLSAGRNSMSDEMQTLCFLAGANSIFYGDKLLTTENPMTLRDRTLFERLGLHMGGSSYARPA
- a CDS encoding ComF family protein translates to MVNNWFDIIQDCLFPPTCILCGGEGFASRDLCDGCYRLLSRNDHCCSLCAEVLDASAAGGALCGRCLRRRPAYDKVYAPFVYQGAVAHLITALKFNAHYPNARLLGTLLAEYLKRNAQLPDRLVPVPLHRSRYAQRGFNQAMEIARTVAGELDVPLDFAGCSRHRDTPHQTGLPAKQRRKNMKNAFSLVKPVDARHIALIDDVMTTGTTVHELAALYKKAGVGRVDVWVCARA
- a CDS encoding ExbD/TolR family protein gives rise to the protein MAFKISSDDQEAVSDINVTPLVDVMLVLVIILLVTAPLLTQSVKVNLPKTAATTPDVKDQPLQLGIDEHGSVTLNKKPMANLTVLTDELKNELLKNADAAVHLYADHAVDYGKVAEVMAAVQQAGIVKMGFVTVEK
- a CDS encoding MotA/TolQ/ExbB proton channel family protein, translated to MPFYIPPALIIDSVLYILLIFSVATWTVILFKTWQFSKNSYYNRCFHQAFWDAPDLAAAANLPPQQVRGPEARIAQSGFEWLSEMRQAGGKFLKYRGEPAELLEQALRRQAQKEQRSMESGLTLLASIGSTAPFVGLFGTVLGIMNALHDISKSGSASLDVVAGPIGDALIATAIGIAVAVPAVLAYNFFLRRAKHHRIGLENFADGFLHIALSADSAGE
- a CDS encoding energy transducer TonB; its protein translation is MFLFKSREPRAAEHSLALPGGSTVALTDMIGLLLKSLTAEEKPSHMLLELGLLVSLLHIWLFVYLHRPAESATPPTPITMEVSLIPATAPKAPAPAPVPVAKPAPAPKKPKQKPDIAKKPATVRKQPLPKPAKAVSEPLRLPAETAAAPAPAPSLPAPPAPNPPAASAPKAQSFTEANYRANYAFNPKPEYPRIARSRGWQGKVLLRVQVSAAGVSDNVAVHRSSGHEILDESAIEAVKKWKFVPARRGDTPVASSVVVPILFSLDD
- a CDS encoding integration host factor subunit beta, translating into MTKAELIETLAKRQIHLDKADVDSAVDCILDLISEALVANQRIEIRGFGAFSLRYRAPRQGRNPFSGEMLNLPPAYSVHFKPGKELRQRVDESRLTCPIVIKNTTRT